From the genome of Phalacrocorax aristotelis chromosome 15, bGulAri2.1, whole genome shotgun sequence, one region includes:
- the LOC142065002 gene encoding uncharacterized protein LOC142065002, producing the protein MPDSFAVHFLKVLKELLAFVLFSYTVLVGALLLAGWTTYFLVLK; encoded by the coding sequence ATGCCGGACTCCTTCGCCGTCCACTTCCTCAAggtgctgaaggagctgctgGCCTTCGTGCTGTTCAGTTACACCGTGCTGGTCGGGGCGCTGCTGCTTGCCGGCTGGACGACCTACTTCTTGGTGCTTAAATGA
- the DIABLO gene encoding diablo IAP-binding mitochondrial protein yields MAAGSRWLRSCCSLLRQSFPVLANIRRRCLSGTNGRWQQMVGVGVALCAVPVVEKQNSASLSNDALIKRAVSLVTDSTSTLLSQTTYALIEALTEYTKAVYTLVSLYKQYANLLGKMNSEEVDAVWQVVIGARVDMTTKQQEYLRLESSWMTALRLSEMAAEAAYQSGADQASVTARSHIQLLKSQVQEVRQLSQKAETKLAEAQTEELIKAQGEESSLPAGILGSTEAGEDPYLRED; encoded by the exons ATGGCGGCGGGCAGCCGGTGGCTCcggagctgctgctccctcctcag ACAAAGCTTCCCTGTTCTGGCCAATATTAGGAGACGCTGTCTCTCAGGCACAAATGGGCGATGGCAACAAATGGTGGGCGTGGGAGTGGCCTTATGCGCAGTCCCAGTCGTGGAG aaacagaactCTGCTTCTCTCAGTAATGATGCCTTAATTAAAAGAGCAGTTTCCTTGGTAACAGACAGTACTTCTACACTCCTCTCTCAAACAACATACGCATTGATCGAAGCACTGACAGAGTATACAAAG GCAGTTTATACACTGGTGTCTCTCTACAAGCAATACGCAAATCTTCTTGGGAAAATGAATTCAGAAGAGGTGGATGCAGTCTGGCAGGTCGTAATAGGAGCCAGAGTTGAT ATGACAACAAAACAGCAGGAATACCTAAGGCTGGAATCCAGCTGGATGACAGCATTACGTCTTTCAGAGATGGCAGCAGAAGCTGCGTATCAATCAG GTGCAGACCAAGCCTCAGTGACAGCCCGCAGCCACATTCAGCTACTGAAGTCACAGGTGCAGGAAGTGCGACAGCTGTCCCAGAAAGCAGAGACCAAGTTAGCTGAAGCTCAAACAGAAGAGCTCATAAAGGCTCAAGGAGAGGAATCTTCATTGCCAGCGGGTATCTTAGGAAGTACAGAGGCGGGTGAGGACCCTTACCTTCG
- the VPS33A gene encoding vacuolar protein sorting-associated protein 33A: MAAHLSSGRVNLTALREAGRRELREFLDKCAGSKAIVWDEYLTGPFGLIAQYSLLKEHEVEKMFTLKPGRLPQADVKNIIFFVRPKLELMAIITDNVLREDRGRSPQRDFHILFVPRRSLLCEQWLKEQGVLGSFIHREQYSLDLIPFDGDLLSMESESAFKECYLESDQTSLYHAAKGLMTLQALYGTIPQIFGKGECARHVANMMIRMKREFPGSQNSIFPVFDTLLLLDRNVDLLTPLATQLTYEGLIDEIYGIQNTYVKLPPEKFAPKKQGEGGKDLPTEPKKLQLNSAEELYAEIRDKNFNAVGSVLSKKAKIISAAFEERHHAKTVGEIKQFVSQLPHMQAARSSLANHTSIAELIKDITTSEDFFDNLTVEQEFMSGIDTDKVNNYIEDCIAQKHPLIKILRLVCLQSVCNSGLKQKVLDHYKREILQTYGYEHILTLNNLEKAGLLKPQASGRNNYPTIRKTLRLWMDDVNEQNPNDISYVYSGYAPLSVRLAQLLARPGWRSIEEVLKMLPGPHFEERQQLPTGLQKKRQHGENRVTLVFFLGGVTYAEIAALRFLSQMEDGGTEYVIATTKLINGTSWIKSLMEKLEPAPF, translated from the exons ATGGCGGCGCACCTCAGCTCCGGGCGCGTCAACCTGACGGCGCTGCGGGAGGCGGGGCGCAGGGAGCTCCGCGAGTTCCTCGACAAGTGCGCGGGGTCCAAG GCCATCGTGTGGGACGAGTACCTGACGGGGCCCTTCGGGCTGATCGCGCAGTACTCCCTGCTCAAG GAACATGAGGTGGAAAAGATGTTCACGCTGAAGCCGGGCCGCCTGCCCCAGGCGGACGTCAAGAACATCATCTTCTTCGTCAGGCCCAAGCTGGAGCTGATGGCCATCATTACGGACAACGTGCTCAG GGAAGACAGAGGCCGTTCTCCCCAGAGGGACTTCCACATCCTCTTCGTGCCGCGCCGCAGCCTGCTGTGCGAGCAGTGGCTGAAGGAGCAGGGCGTGCTGGGGTCCTTCATCCACCGAGAGCAGTACAGCCTCGACTTGATACCCTTTGATGGAGACCTGCTCTCCATGGAGTCCGAGAGCGCATTCAAG GAATGTTATCTGGAGAGTGACCAGACAAGTCTGTACCATGCGGCGAAGGGGCTGATGACGCTGCAGGCTCTCTATGGAACCATCCCACAGATTTTTGGGAAGGGTGAATGTGCCCGG caCGTGGCTAATATGATGATCAGGATGAAGCGTGAGTTCCCTGGAAGCCAGAACTCGATATTTCCCGTCTTTGATACCCTCTTGTTGCTGGACCGCAACGTTGATCTGCTGACGCCATTAGCTACACAGCTGACGTACGAAGGGCTAATAGATGAAATCTATGGAATTCAGAACA CTTACGTGAAACTCCCTCCTGAGAAGTTTGCCCCGAAGAAGCAGGGTGAGGGTGGGAAAGATCTCCCCACAGAACCCAAGAAGCTCCAGCTGAACTCTGCTGAAGAGCTGTACGCTGAAATCCGAGACAAGAACTTCAATGCTGTGGGGTCAGTGCTGAGCAAGAAAGCCAAGATCATCTCAGCAGCCTTTGAG GAAAGACACCACGCAAAAACCGTTGGAGAGATTAAGCAGTTTGTCTCACAGTTGCCACACATGCAGGCAGCAAGGAGTTCCCTAGCAAACCACACCTCCATTGCAGAACTCATCAAAGACATCACCA CATCTGAAGATTTCTTTGATAATTTAACAGTGGAACAAGAGTTCATGTCTGGAATAGACACAGACAAG GTTAACAATTACATTGAAGACTGCATAGCTCAAAAACATCCATTAATCAAGATTTTACGTCTCGTTTGCTTGCAATCTGTATGTAATAGCGGACTGAAGCAGAAGGTTCTGGACCATTACAAAAGAGAGATTCTCCAG ACTTATGGCTATGAACATATATTGACCTTAAACAACTTAGAAAAGGCTGGACTCCTGAAACCTCAGGCAAGTGGTAGGAATAACTACCCAACGATCAGGAAAACCCTGCGCTTATGGATGGATGACGTTAATGAACAG AACCCCAACGATATCTCCTACGTGTACAGTGGTTACGCTCCGCTGAGCGTGCGCCTGGCACAGCTGCTGGCGCGGCCAGGGTGGCGAAGCATAGAGGAGGTTTTAAAGATGCTGCCAGGTCCCCATTTTGAGGAGAGGCAACAGTTACCTACTGGCCTTCAGAAAAAGC GTCAACACGGTGAGAACCGAGTCACTCTAGTATTCTTCCTGGGAGGCGTAACATACGCAGAAATTGCTGCACTGAGATTTCTGTCCCAAATGGAAGATGGAGGCACAGAATACGTCATTGCCACTACAAAACTGATCAATGGAACAAGTTGGATCAAATCCTTGATGGAAAAACTGGAGCCTGCTCCTTTCTAG